The nucleotide sequence CCCTGCCGGTGGTGGAGCCGGGCCTGTCGGGACGGTCGGGGCTGGCCGTGGCCGGGGCGGCCGTGCTGCTCGGGCTGGCGCTCGTCCTGTGGGAGAAGCGGTACGCCCGGCGCGGGCGGCTCCCGCTGTTCGCGCCGGCGTTGGTGCGATCGCGCGGCTTCGTGGTGGGCAACGTGGTCGCCCTGCTGTGGTTCGGCAGCGGGATGGCTGCCGGATCGGCGGTCACCCTGTATTTCCTGCTGTCTCCGGCGCTCTCGGCGCTGGCGATCGCCCTCGTGTTTGCGCCCGGGGCCCTGGCGCGGCTCGGCGGCTCGCTGTTCAGTCTGCGTGTGGTCGGGCGGATCGGGTCGTCCGCGACGGTGGCGCTGGGGCTGGGACTGCAGGCCGCCCTGTTCGCGGGCCTGGCGGTCGCGGCGCCGCTGCTGCCGAACGGGGTGCTGTTCGTGGTCGCCGCGGCAGCCCAGATCGGGCTCGGAATCGGCGGCGGCCTCGTGGAACCCGTGGTCCGCGCCACCACGCTCTCGTTCGCGCCGGCCGAGCTGCACGGGGTCGCCGCCTCGTTCCTTCAGCTCACTCAGCGATTGGCGGCGACGTTCCTGGTCGCCCTGGCCACCGGCGTCCTCCTCACCTCGTCGGGCATCTCGACCGCCGCGACCTTGCAGGCTGCGCTGGTGACGTGTGCGGTGGGCTCTGCGGTCGCCCTGGTCGCGTCTGCAGACCCTGTGTTCCGGCGGGCGGGCACACGCGCTGAAGCGGCGGTGCCCCTGCTGGACAGCTCGCGGAGCACCACCCGGACGTGAGCATCGGCTCCCGCCTCACTCCGACGGAGCGAGCTCCTTCGCGAAGCACTGCGAGAAGGGGAACGCCTTGTACGGCTCGAAGATCGGGATCGGGCGGTATCCGATCCGCTCGTAGAGGACCACCGCCTCGTGCTGACGGTCACCGGTCTGCAGGATCAAGCGGCCCGCGCCGCGATCCTGCGCGATGCGCTCGAGCTCGCTCATCAGTGCCCGGCTCACCCCCGTGCCGCGTGCGCGCGGCTTCACGAACACGCGCTTCACCTCCAGGTCGCGCGTGCCGTCGTGGACGAGATCCCGCAGCGCCGCGTGACCGACGGCCGCACCAGACTCGTCGACGGCGAGCACTGTTGCGACGATGGTGCCGGGGTCGACCGCGAACGCACGCTGCGCTTCCTCGGCGACGGGTGCAGCATGGGCCAGCCGATCCGCGTAGCGAGGCGCAATCTCGCCGTCCATCTCGGAGCGCAGGGCCTCGGCGCGCGGGTCGTCCCACGGGACGGTCTCGAGCGTCCACGCACGTTCGGCCGGTGGCGTGTCCGCGGGCTCGGGTGCCAGGTCGTAGCCGAACG is from Microbacterium sp. LWH3-1.2 and encodes:
- a CDS encoding MFS transporter; amino-acid sequence: MTIEGAGAVRGSRTRLALWACLAAGFATLFDATVITYAAPAVSSSLGGSTAGVQWLLASFSLTFGLGLIPSGRLGDVYGRRLLFLVGLGIFFVGGVVAVAAPTIVVLVAARFVQGLGAGVISAQVLGAIQDLYTGASRLRSLAAYTAVGGLAGVLGPVLAALLLGALPADIAWRVVLLTPLPLVIAAVVLGWRGMPGPRASAASGRVWIDLPGIVLLCLVVVALTLPVVEPGLSGRSGLAVAGAAVLLGLALVLWEKRYARRGRLPLFAPALVRSRGFVVGNVVALLWFGSGMAAGSAVTLYFLLSPALSALAIALVFAPGALARLGGSLFSLRVVGRIGSSATVALGLGLQAALFAGLAVAAPLLPNGVLFVVAAAAQIGLGIGGGLVEPVVRATTLSFAPAELHGVAASFLQLTQRLAATFLVALATGVLLTSSGISTAATLQAALVTCAVGSAVALVASADPVFRRAGTRAEAAVPLLDSSRSTTRT
- a CDS encoding GNAT family N-acetyltransferase gives rise to the protein MSGGSVAATDDGAVAGASVPADITIRRVRTEEYQRAGEVTAQAYLSSYGKLSDEYVASLRDVASRVRGGDVWVAVEPSGEVLGTVWIARPNRPLAEVARPGETDFRQLAVAPAARGRGIGEALTRHVIDLARERGSHRVVMNSGPEMTGAHALYAKLGFERLPEREGAWEVQPGRWIELFTFGYDLAPEPADTPPAERAWTLETVPWDDPRAEALRSEMDGEIAPRYADRLAHAAPVAEEAQRAFAVDPGTIVATVLAVDESGAAVGHAALRDLVHDGTRDLEVKRVFVKPRARGTGVSRALMSELERIAQDRGAGRLILQTGDRQHEAVVLYERIGYRPIPIFEPYKAFPFSQCFAKELAPSE